The following are encoded in a window of uncultured Pseudomonas sp. genomic DNA:
- the hisS gene encoding histidine--tRNA ligase: protein MSKPLQAIRGMNDILPEQTPLWRYFEGTVANLLDGYGYRQMRMPIVEFTELFKRSIGEVTDIVEKEMYTFDDRNGDSLTLRPEGTAACVRAVLEHGLSGGGQMQKLWYIGPMFRHERPQKGRYRQFHQIGVEVFNVDGPDIDAELIVLTWRLWNLLGIRDAVKLELNSLGTSAARAVYRDALVEFLSAHADQLDEDSRRRMGSNPLRVLDSKSPETQAVLVNAPKLADYLDDESRLHFEGLKARLDAAGVPYVINPKLVRGLDYYSKTVFEWVTDQLGSQGTVCAGGRYDGLVEQMGGKPTPGVGFAMGIERLVLLLETLGKVPAEIARTVDVYLCAFGEPAELAALALSERLRDQLPSLRLQVNAGAGSFKSQFKKADKSGALYALILGEDELAQQVVGCKPLRGQGEQQSIAWSALAEHLANCANQA from the coding sequence TTGAGCAAGCCCCTGCAAGCCATTCGTGGCATGAACGATATCCTGCCCGAGCAGACCCCGCTTTGGCGCTATTTTGAAGGCACCGTGGCCAATCTGCTGGACGGCTACGGCTACCGTCAGATGCGCATGCCGATCGTCGAGTTCACCGAGCTGTTCAAACGCTCCATCGGTGAAGTCACCGATATCGTTGAAAAAGAGATGTACACCTTTGACGACCGTAACGGCGATTCCCTGACCCTGCGTCCGGAAGGGACTGCGGCCTGCGTGCGCGCGGTGCTTGAGCATGGTTTGTCCGGCGGTGGGCAGATGCAGAAACTCTGGTACATCGGCCCGATGTTCCGTCACGAGCGCCCACAGAAAGGTCGTTATCGCCAGTTCCACCAGATTGGCGTGGAAGTGTTCAATGTTGACGGCCCGGACATCGATGCTGAGCTGATCGTGCTGACCTGGCGTTTGTGGAACCTGCTGGGTATTCGTGATGCGGTAAAGCTTGAGCTCAACAGCCTGGGCACCAGTGCTGCGCGTGCGGTCTACCGTGATGCGCTGGTTGAATTTCTCAGCGCGCACGCGGATCAGCTTGATGAAGACAGTCGTCGCCGTATGGGCAGCAACCCGTTGCGTGTGCTCGACAGCAAATCGCCGGAAACCCAGGCCGTACTGGTTAATGCGCCGAAGCTGGCGGATTACCTGGATGACGAGTCGCGGCTGCATTTCGAGGGGCTGAAAGCCCGTCTGGATGCGGCGGGTGTGCCGTATGTGATCAATCCCAAGCTGGTGCGTGGCCTGGATTACTACAGCAAGACCGTGTTCGAGTGGGTCACCGATCAGCTCGGCTCCCAGGGCACCGTCTGCGCCGGTGGTCGTTATGACGGCCTGGTTGAGCAGATGGGCGGCAAGCCGACGCCGGGCGTGGGTTTTGCCATGGGCATCGAACGCTTGGTGCTGTTGCTCGAAACTCTAGGTAAAGTACCGGCTGAAATCGCTCGCACGGTTGACGTTTACCTGTGTGCTTTCGGTGAGCCCGCTGAGCTGGCGGCGCTGGCCTTGAGCGAGCGGCTGCGTGATCAGCTGCCTAGCCTACGTCTGCAGGTGAATGCCGGGGCGGGTAGCTTCAAGAGTCAGTTCAAGAAAGCCGATAAAAGCGGCGCGTTGTACGCCTTGATCTTGGGTGAAGACGAATTGGCCCAGCAAGTGGTAGGTTGCAAGCCGCTGCGTGGTCAGGGCGAGCAGCAAAGTATTGCATGGTCGGCATTGGCCGAGCATCTGGCGAACTGCGCCAATCAGGCCTGA
- a CDS encoding RodZ family helix-turn-helix domain-containing protein, which produces MKAAQPEVLAVSRVNPGDTLREAREGRGWTIAEVAAQLNLTSQRLSQVEQGAFDKLPGHTFARGYVRAYAKLLELDQNRLVLEFDQFTGSDAAGSSVHSLGRIEGPVRYSQRILRMVSFVLLLALAGLSFFWWQEKAERQAEDLATTSLEHVEVDGADGTTQIHPLEEPEDQAVEAAQMDAETALPLPEGTPVMPAANADEAAAVDVQAQAPLVPTVAAAAPVVQVAAEALPAAPVATAPVQVAAGEAVVSLSFIADCWTQLTDANGKVLFSALKRKGDSLQVTGKAPLELRLGYARGAQVSLNGSPVDVAPFISGETARLKLGGQ; this is translated from the coding sequence ATGAAAGCGGCGCAACCTGAAGTGCTAGCAGTTTCCCGCGTCAATCCGGGCGATACATTGCGCGAGGCTCGCGAGGGTCGCGGCTGGACTATCGCCGAAGTCGCTGCACAGTTGAATTTGACCTCGCAGCGCTTGAGTCAGGTCGAGCAAGGTGCTTTTGACAAGCTGCCTGGGCATACCTTTGCCCGCGGTTATGTGCGGGCCTATGCCAAGTTGCTGGAGCTCGATCAGAATCGTCTGGTACTGGAGTTCGATCAGTTCACCGGTAGCGATGCCGCTGGCAGCAGTGTGCACAGTCTTGGGCGCATTGAAGGGCCGGTAAGGTACTCACAGCGCATTCTGCGCATGGTCAGTTTTGTGTTGTTGCTCGCGCTGGCCGGTTTGAGCTTCTTCTGGTGGCAGGAGAAGGCCGAGCGCCAAGCAGAAGACCTCGCCACGACCAGTCTTGAGCATGTAGAAGTAGATGGCGCCGACGGCACCACACAGATTCACCCGCTGGAAGAGCCGGAAGATCAGGCGGTGGAAGCGGCCCAAATGGACGCGGAAACGGCCTTGCCGTTGCCTGAAGGCACGCCCGTAATGCCAGCTGCTAACGCTGATGAAGCGGCAGCGGTGGATGTGCAGGCACAAGCACCGCTTGTTCCAACCGTCGCAGCTGCAGCGCCGGTTGTGCAGGTTGCGGCAGAGGCATTGCCTGCTGCCCCGGTTGCAACCGCTCCGGTGCAGGTTGCCGCAGGCGAAGCGGTTGTCAGCTTGAGCTTTATTGCCGATTGCTGGACGCAGCTGACTGATGCCAATGGCAAGGTGCTGTTCAGCGCCCTGAAACGCAAAGGCGATAGCCTGCAGGTGACTGGCAAGGCTCCGCTGGAACTACGCCTGGGTTATGCCCGAGGTGCGCAGGTCAGCCTCAATGGCAGTCCGGTCGATGTTGCGCCTTTTATCTCAGGTGAAACGGCGCGTCTGAAGTTGGGTGGGCAGTAA
- the ispG gene encoding flavodoxin-dependent (E)-4-hydroxy-3-methylbut-2-enyl-diphosphate synthase: MQCESPIKRRVSRQIWVGSVPVGGDAPIAVQSMTNSDTNDVAATVAQIRRLEDAGADIVRVSVPDMDAAEAFGRIKQQVKVPLVADIHFDYQIALRVAELGVDCLRINPGNIGREDRVRAVVEAARDRGIPIRIGVNAGSLEKDLQKKYGEPTPAALVESALRHVEHLDRLNFPDFKVSVKASDVFMAVEAYRLLAKQIEQPLHLGITEAGGLRSGTVKSAVGLGMLLAEGIGDTIRISLAADPVEEIKVGYDILKSLRLRSRGINFIACPSCSRQNFDVVKTMNELEQRVEDLLVPLDVAVIGCVVNGPGEAKEAHIGLTGGSPNLIYIDGKPALKLGNDNLVDELEKLIRQKAADKVAADAAVIVRS; this comes from the coding sequence ATGCAGTGCGAATCACCGATCAAACGCCGCGTTTCACGGCAGATATGGGTAGGCTCCGTGCCGGTTGGCGGCGATGCGCCGATTGCCGTGCAGAGCATGACCAATAGCGATACCAATGACGTGGCCGCCACCGTGGCGCAGATTCGTCGCCTGGAAGATGCCGGTGCTGACATTGTGCGCGTCTCGGTGCCGGATATGGATGCGGCCGAAGCCTTCGGTCGGATCAAACAGCAGGTCAAGGTACCGCTGGTGGCCGATATCCACTTCGACTATCAAATCGCCTTGCGGGTAGCAGAGCTCGGCGTTGATTGCCTGCGTATCAACCCGGGCAACATCGGTCGAGAAGACCGTGTGCGGGCTGTGGTTGAAGCCGCGCGGGACCGAGGCATTCCGATCCGCATCGGGGTGAATGCCGGCTCGCTGGAAAAAGACCTGCAGAAGAAGTACGGCGAACCCACGCCAGCGGCATTGGTTGAGTCCGCCTTGCGCCATGTCGAGCATCTGGATCGTCTGAATTTCCCCGATTTCAAAGTCAGCGTTAAGGCTTCCGACGTGTTTATGGCCGTCGAGGCGTACCGCTTGTTGGCTAAACAGATTGAGCAGCCGCTGCACTTGGGCATCACCGAAGCCGGTGGTTTGCGTTCGGGCACGGTCAAATCGGCTGTGGGCTTAGGCATGCTGTTGGCCGAAGGTATCGGTGACACCATCCGTATCTCCCTTGCCGCAGACCCTGTGGAGGAGATCAAGGTCGGTTACGACATCCTCAAGTCACTGCGCTTGCGTTCGCGCGGCATCAACTTCATCGCCTGTCCGAGCTGCTCGCGGCAGAATTTCGATGTGGTTAAGACCATGAACGAGCTGGAACAGCGCGTCGAAGACCTGCTGGTGCCGCTGGACGTGGCGGTGATCGGTTGTGTGGTTAATGGCCCTGGCGAAGCCAAAGAGGCGCATATCGGCCTGACTGGCGGCTCGCCCAACCTGATCTATATCGATGGCAAACCGGCTCTCAAGCTGGGTAATGACAACCTGGTCGATGAGCTGGAAAAGCTGATTCGCCAGAAAGCGGCCGACAAGGTCGCCGCTGACGCCGCCGTTATCGTGCGTAGCTAA